The DNA window GGCGTCGCCGGTCACGCTCGGTCTGGAGGGTCCCGACCCACCAGCAGCCGCAGTTCGAGAGCCCCTTGTAGTCGAGGTCGACCGGATTCTGCGTGGCGAGCACGGTCCCGACGCCGAACGCGCGGGCCTGCTTGAGGAGCGAGAGGAGCGGCTTCTTCGTCGGCGGCTCTCCCGACGGCGGGAAGAACCCGAAGATCTCGTCGATGTAGATCAGCGCGCGCAAGGACGTGGAGCCGGGCTGCGAGCGGAGCCAGGAGCGGACGCGAGAGAGAAGCGTCGCGACGACGAAGAGCCGCTCGGGGTCGGAGAGGTGCGCGATCGAGAAGATGGAGAGCTTCGCGGGCCCCTCGCCCCCGCCGAGGAGGGCGTCGATGTCGAGCGGCACGCCGCCGCGGAAGGCGGACGTCGCCGGCGAGGCGAGGAGGCCGTTGAGGGCGAGGACGAGGCCGTCGCGCTCCTTCTTCGGGAAGAACGTCTCGAGCGGCAGCGCGCCGATCGCCCCGAACGGCGGCTGCGCCGCCGCGCCGACGAGCGACTCGAGCGTGGCCGTCTCTCCCTTGCCCCAGATCTCCTCGACGCAGCGTGCGAGGAGGATGAACTCGCGGGAGGAGACCGGGTCGGCGTCACGGCCGAGGAGGCCGAGGAGGCCGCCGAGGAAGGCGGTCATCAGGTCGCGCCCCTCCTCGCTCTCTGCGCCGTCGGGCGGCGGCGCGAGCGCGCCGAGGAGGTCGACCTGGACTCCGCTCTTCGAGCCGGGGGTGAAGATCGTGACGACGCGCGAGGCGGCGTATGCGGCGACGTCGGCCGCGGTGATCCCCCAGCTCGCGAGGCCCTCGCTCCACTTCTTCGCTTCGCCCTCGGGCGTTGCCTCTCCCCCTGCGGGAACCCACGGCGCGAACTCGTCCGGGGCGAGGCGCGGGAAGGCGAGCGCGAGGTTTCCGAGGTCCCCCTTCGGGTCGATCGCCAGGACGGGAATCCCCTGCTTGAGAAGCTCCTCGATCAGGAGAATCCCCAGGGCGGTCTTGCCGCTGCCGGTCATCCCGACGATGAGGCCGTGGGTCATGAGGTCGTCCGGGTCGAGCGCGAGCGGCGCGGGTGCCTTCGTCACGGATCGTCCGAGGAACAGCTCGTTGGCCAAGGTGGGACCTCCCGCGTGGAATCGGTGCCGGAGAAGGAGTTTACCGGCCTCGCGGACATAATCGCCGCATGATCGACGGTCGCAGCCCCGCCATCCGGGTCACCCTCATGCCGAAGGACACGAACGCCCACGGCACGATCTTCGGCGGCGTCCTGCTCTCGTACATCGACCTCGCCGGCGCCGTGGCCGCCCGCGCCCATTGCGACTACATGGTCACGGTGAAGATGACGGAGGTCGTCTTCCACGAGCCGGTCTTCGTCGGCGACCTCGTCTCGTTCTATTGCGAGGTGACGCGCATCGGCAGGACGTCGGTCACGATCAAGGTCACCGTCGAGGCGCAGCGCGCGCGGAACCCGGGCGCCGCGGTAAAGGTGACGGAGGCCGAGGTCGTCTACGTGAACGTCGACGAGGAACGCCGGCCGACGCCGATCACGCGGAGACTCTCGCGACCCGATCCCGGCGCGTAGGCGCCCCCACGCGATCGAGGTGGGGACCGCTCCCTGCAGACGACTTCGCAGCACCCGGACCAGGACAGGTGCCCAGCGATACCAGGCCGCCTTCGCAGTAGACGAAGAGCCGCGCGGCTGGCGTGCAGCCGTCATCCAGGCGGAGTTGCGCGCCGGACGCCGACGACGTGAGGGTGACGCAGTCCGGCGGCGCCGAACCCGTTCTCATGAATGGGGCCGTCGGACCCCGGGGGTGGAGCTCATAGATCCTGTCCCGTTCCCGAACCTCGACCCCGTCGGACACGTGCTGTAGCTCGATCGTCGAGAGCGCCCAGGCCCGCCCCGCTCGACCGGGCGGAGAGAAGAGAGCAACGGCCTCGGCGAAACCGTTGCGAAACACGTACGCCCCCCGGAGGTTGTCGGGTACGCAGACGGCGACGTACGTTTCACGCGCGTCCGCCACGGCGTCGCCGACCATCCGGCGCGTGGTGTCCCCGGCCCATCTCCAGTTCAGGTTGACGCGCTGGAGGAGGCCGAAGTACAGGACGAGCAGCGCGCCCCCGGCGAGCCTCCAACCCCGGCGGGACGGTGCGAGGATCGTGACGAGCCAGGCGAGAGCCATCGCAACGAACGCGGACGGAAAGTAGAGGAAACGGTCGCTTTCCGAGGTGAAGAGCCTCGTCGGCAGGCTGATGGCCGGCAGCATGGCCAGGATCCAGCCGAGCGCCGCGAACCGGACCTGACCGAAGCGATGGCGTTGAGTCCCGAACAGGGAACGGGCGACCAGGAACCCGGCGGTCGCCGTGAACGCGATGACGACGGTGGTCACCGCGTCGTACTGGCGCAGGGTGCCGCGGACGCCCAGGAGCCATCCCGGCCAGTAGGCGAGAAGCGACTTCGCCCCATCAATGAAAACCGTCTCGATGAAGGCGCCTGGTCCCGGCAGCCCCCCTCCCGGGGGGCGAAAGGGATGCTCGAGGAGTCCGACGCGAGCCGCCAGGTACGCCCCGAGAACGGCCACGTGCGGGAGGATGAACAACGCGTCGTTCCGGACCGCTCTCTCCGCGTCAGCGGCCGGCCGCCGCCATCGGATGAGGGCACCGATGATCAGGGGCAAGGCGGCCGCGGACTCCTTGCTCGCCAATGCACCGGCGTAGGACGCTGCCGACAGCACCAGCCATACGCTCCGGCGGGAACGCTCCCAGCCAAGCCACGCGACCAGCGAGGCCAGGGCGAGGAGGGCGGCCAGGAGATCACACCGCCCCGACACCCATGCCACCGCCTCGGCGTGCGAGGGGGCGACGAGGAAGAGGGCTGCCGCGAGGACCGCCGCCCGCAACGCGCCCCGCTCGTTCTCCGGATCGCGACTGCGCCGGGCGAGGCCATGCACGAGGACGCCGACCAGAACGGAGCAGAGGGCGTGCAGGAGGACGTTGTGCACGTGGTAGAAGGCGGGCTGCAACCCCCACAGGGCATGGTCGGCGGCCAGCGACACCGAGGTCAGCGGCCTCAGGAAGACTCCGCCTCCGCACCACAGCCCGGCTGCCCCTCTCGATCCCAGGATGGCCAGGTGGCTGAAATCGTCCGACACGAAGAACGCCCCCAGAACGATCCCGTAGGCGCCGAGGGCAGCGAGAGTCGCCGTCGCGACCCACACCGACGGGCGTTCGAACATTCTGGACACGAAAGCCCCTCCGCAAGCAGCTCGACGGCAACATCATGCCAGATCCTGGACGCCGACGACCCTTCAGCGCGTGCCGGCTTGCAGTCGGAGAGCCGACCCGGTCGACAGGAAAGCACCGGCGGACGCCGTTCCCCGATTCACTCCTCGCGGTGTGGCGCCGTGCGAGTCTTCTTCACCTTCGCGTCCCGCTTCTTCGATTCGATCCGCCGCTCGCGCGACCCGGCCGAAGGCCGCGTGGCACGGCGCCGCTTCGGAACGACGAGCGCCCTGGTGACGAGGGCACGCACCTTCTCCCGCGCCGTCTCGAGGTTCCGGTGAAAGTCCCGGCTCTCCCCCGCCGTCACACGCAGGCGCCCTTCCGCGTCGCGGCGCCCTTCGGCCAGCGCCGCGAGGCGGCCTCGCGCACCCTCGTCGAGGCCTTCGACGAGAGCGAGGTCGACGACGAGCTCGGCCTTCGACGCGACCTTGTTGACGTTCTGGCCGCCGGGACCACCCGAGCGGACGCCCCGCGCCTCGAGTGCGGCGGCGGGAATCCTCACTCCGGAAACGATGTCGATGGGGTCGGGCATGGTCGAAGGGAATCGTGACACAGCGGAGCGGGAATCGGGCAGGGAGACGGGCCGTAAGATAACGGCCGAAGACGCCCCGTGGGAAACATCGCCGAGGACCTGCGACAGTACACCCGGTGGCTCCCTGCAGCCGTCGCGGATCTTGCCGTGGCGCTCCTTGCGGTGGGTGGATCCACGGCCCTCGTCAGGCTGATCGAACTGAACTCGACGACGGCCGGCCTGGTCCTCCTGGTGGTCGTCCTCGGCATCGCCCTCGCGCGAGGGCTGCGCGCCGCGGTGATCGGCGCCTTCGCCGCGACGCTCGCCTTCAACTTCTTCTTCCTGCCGCCCCTTCACACTTTCACGATCGCCGAGCCCGCGAACTGGGTCGCGCTCTTCTGCTTCCTGATCGTGGCGGTCGTCGTGAGCCGGCTCGTCCTCCAGGCGCGCGAGCAGGCCGCCGACGCCCTGCGGCGACGCCGGGAGATCGAGGTTCTCTACGACCTCTCGGTCGACCTCTTCACCACCACGAATCGCGTCGGCGTCCTCGGCGAGGCCGCCGCGAGGGCCCTTCGCTCCGTCGGCGCAGGCGGCGGCGGGCTTCTCGAGAACGCCGAGGGAAGCAATCGTCCGACGGTCGTCTCCTGGTCCGGACGCGACCTGGCTCCCGAGCACGAACGCCTCGTCCAGGTCGTCCTCGACCGGGGAGAGGTCGCGGAAGTGCCGGCGCCGGGCGGCGCACGCGACGTCTACTTCCCGCTCCTCGTCGGCGGGAAAGCCAGCGGCGTCCTCGTCGTGCTCGAGACGCAGGCGGGCCGGACCGTGCTCGACCCGGTCGCCCGGCTCGTCGCCCTCGCCATCGAGCGGGAACGCTTCCTCTTGGAGAACGCTCACCTCGAGGCCCTCCGCCAGAGCGAGAGCCTGAAGACTTCCCTCCTGCGCGCCGTCTCGCACGACCTGCGGAGCCCCCTCACGGCGATCGGCCTCTCGATCGAGAGCCTCCGGCGGCGGCTCGCAGGGCAGGCCGAAGCCCGGACGGCGCTCGACGACCTCGCGCGAGAGAGCGGCCGGCTCGCCCGCCGGATCGACAACCTCCTCGCCCTCGCCCGCCTGGAAGCGGGCCGGAGCGTCCCCCACGCGGAGCCGACCCCCCCGGCGGACCTCTTCCGGGCGGCGAGGGAAGGGCTCTCTCTCGTGCTCGTCGCGCACCCCGTGCACGTGTCGATCGCGGCCGACTGCCCCGACGCTTTCGCCGACCCGTCGCTCGTCGTCGAGGTCCTCGTCAACCTCGTCGAGAACGCGGCCCGAGCCGCGCCCGACGGGACGGCCGTCGAGCTGGCGGCGGCCCGCCACCCGGTCGAGCCCAGCCTCGTCCGTCTCGAGGTCGCCGACAGGGGCCCCGGCTTCGTCCCGGAAGCCCTTCCCGGAGCGGAAGGGGAACTCGCCGACGGCGGTCGCAGGGGTCTGGGCCTCGAGATCGCGCGCGGCCTCGCCGTCGCGAACGGCGGCCACCTGTCGTTGCATCCGCGACCCGGCGGCGGGACGATCGCCCGGGTGGACCTGCCCGCCGCCCCGCCTGTCGAAGGGATGGAGACGTGATCCGGACGAGCGCCTGTGTCCTCGTCGTCGAGGACGACCCCACGATCCGCAGGGGTCTCGCCGCAGAGCTGACCGAAGCGGGCTACGAGGTCCTCGAGGCGCCGGAGGGCCGCCAGGGGCTCGCGCTCTTCGAACAGGGGGCGCCGGACCTCGTCCTCACCGACCTCGCCATGCCCGTCGCCGACGGTTTCGAGCTGATCCGCGGGATCCGCAGGTCGGGTGCGACACCGATCGTCGTCCTCTCCGTCCGCGGCGCGGACGTCGACAAGATCCGGGCCCTCGACCTCGGCGCGGACGACTTCGTCACGAAGCCGTTCTCAGTCCCGGAGCTCCTCGCGCGCCTGCGCGCCCAGCTCCGACGGAGCGGCGTCGTCCCGGCCCGGACCGTCCTCGAGTTCGACGGCCTCTCGATCGACCTCGAACGGCGGCGCGTCGTCCAGGAGAGGCGCGAGGTGAAGCTGACGCCGACGGAGTTCGCCATCCTCGAGCTCCTCGCGACGAACGCCGGGAAGCCCATCACGACGGCCCGGATCATCGCCCGCGTCTGGAGGGGGGCGCCGGGAACGACGGTCGACGTCGTCCGCGTCCACGTCGGCACCATGCGAAAGAAGCTCGAGCCCGACCCGGCCACGCCGCGCTACGTCGTCACGGAGCCGTGGGTCGGCTACAGGTTCGTCGCCGAGCCGCTCCCGGACTGACGGGCCCTCAGACCTCCGACTGGATCGGCATGATTACCGAGTGCATTCCCTCCATCTGGAGGCGCCGTTGCAGCGCGAACGGCGTCTGGTTGTGCAGGAGCCGGTTCAGGGCGTTTTCCTGGGGAAAGACGAGCTTCGACATGAAGAAGATCGGCCGGTCCCAGTCGCCCTTGACCTTCAGGCAGAGGTCGACGAGCTCGTCGAGGAGGTCCGTGCCGACGGAGAGATGGTGCTCCGCGGCCAGGCCGTTGCCGCGCGCGAACTCGACGTAGCGGACGAGATCCCTCTCGGTCTCCTTCCGGAGGTTCTCGAGCTCGCGCGTCCCCTTGAAGCTGGCCGAATCGACGACGCCGACCGACAGGAAGATGCAGTGCTTGAAGTAGCCCGGGAAGTAGCGCTGGACGTTCAGGAAGGAGTGCATCCCGAGGCCGTTGAAACCGGAGACGAGAAAGACGGCCGTCGGCGTTCCGCGTTTCGGCGGCTCGATCCTCGGGAACGAGCCGGTGTCGCGCGGCTTCGGCGGACGGAGGGTCGTCAGGACGTCGTCCGTCCGCTTCAGCAGAAGCCGGAGCGAGCTGTAGTGCCTCCGAACGAGAACGCAGAGCCCCACGACGGAACCCGTGATCAGGACCGTGACCCAGCCTCCCGCCCGGAACTTCATCAGCACGGTGGCCGCCAGGAGCGTGGCCGTGAGCGAGAGGCCGAGGCCGTTGATCGCGAGGTGACGCTTCCACGCCGGGTCCTCGCGCCTCACCTTCCACCAGTGGACGCACATGCCGAGCTGGGAGAGGCTGAAGGTCAGGAAGACGTTGATCGAGTACATGATCACGATCACGTCGATCGACCCGCCCGTGTAGAGCAGTATCCCGACCGCGGCTCCCCCCATGACCAGGATCCCGTTCTGCGTCACGAGCCGGTCCGAGAGCAGGCTGAACCGGTGCGGGACCCAGGAGTCGATCGCCATGTTCGACAGGACGCGGGGCCCGTCGAGGAACCCGGCCTGGGCCCCGACGAAGAGGAGCGCTCCCTCGGCGACGAGCGTCAACAGCAGAAAGCCGCCGGAAAGTGAGCCCGGCCCGAGAGCTTCGGTCGCCAGCTTCTCCGTCAGGACCGCGTTGAGCGTCCGGCCCGGGGCCCGATGCACTCCGGCCAGGAGGTAGCAGAGGATCAATCCTCCCGCCGTGAGGGAGAGCGAGACCGCCATGTAGAGCATCGTCCGGCGCCCCGTCTGGACGCGCGGCTCCTTCAGGATCTGGAGCCCGTTCGAGATCGCCTCGATTCCCGTGTAGGTTCCGCCGCCCATCGAGAAGGCCCGGAGGAGGAGGGCAAGCGTTCCGAAGGCCCCGAGCGCCGTCCACGTCTCGCGGGTCTCCCGGGCCGTCGCCGACACGACCTCGGGCATCGCCGAGGCGTGGCTGCCGATTCCGAAGGCGATGAGGAGGACGTGCGTCACCAGGAAGAGGAGAAAGATGGGAACCAGTACGAGGACGGATTCCTTCACCCCTCGAAGGTTCAGGACGATGAGGAAGGTGACGAGGATCAGCGCGAGGACGAGCTGCTCCTTCTGGGTCACGACCCTCGGCGCGAGGGAGCAGAGCGCCGCGACCGAGGCCGCCACCTGCATCGCGATCGTCATCGCGTAGTCGACGACGAGGGCCGAGCCCGACACGACGCCCGCCCCCTTCCCGAGGAGGCTCGTCGCGACGAGGTAGCCGCCGCCGCCGGAAGGGAACAGGGAAATGATCTGGGCGTACGAGGCGGAGATGACGGCGATCGTCACCATCATGGCGATCGCGAGGAACACCGCGAGGTGGCTGTGCTCCCCCAGGGTGATGAACGCCTCTTCCGGGCCGTAGCAGGACGAGGAGAGCCCGTCCGCCCCGAGCCCGACCCAGGCGAGGAAAGCGGCGAGCGAGAGGTGGTGGAAAACCCTGGGGTCGAGGGGGTCGCGGCTCTTTCCGATGACGAGTCGCCGCGCGGCCTGGAGGATCGACATGACCAGCCGGCAACTCTACCGGCCGGGTGCGGCCTCGCGGAAGGGCTCAGACCCTCCGGTGGCCTTCCGACGGGTCGATCTTTAGCCTTTCTTTAGATCGCTGGGTTCTGCTCGAGGCCACGCGCCTCGCCTGGCTCGCGGCGGCCCTTCTTTGCGCTTTCTTTCGCCCCCCTTCCGGACTTCTTGACGCGCGCAGGGGCACCTTCCCCATCGGAAGGAGTCCCCCATGACCACCCTCCTCGTCCTCCTCGCCGTCTCAGCGGTCCTGTTCGTCGTCGAATCGTCCGGGACCAGGCCGGGCGACCCACTTTGAGCACACCCGGTGGCCCCGTGCCCGGAGAGAACGCCCGATGACGGACGCCCTGCTCGTCCTGGCGACGCTTCTCCTCGGAGGGCTCGCTCTCCTCTACGTCCGCGGCTGTGCCGCCCTCCTCGAGAGGGACCGTGATGAGCGCTGAGTCTGCCCTCGGTCTCGTCCTGTCGGCGCTGGCGCTCGCCTACCTCCTATTTGCCCTGCTGAGGCCGGAGAAGCTCTGAAGTGACGACACTCGCGTTCCTCAAGATCGCGGTTTACTTCCTCCTCGTCCTCGCCGTGACGAAGCCCCTCGGCCTCTACATGCGCCGGGTTTTCTCCGGCGAGAAGACGTTTCTCGACCCCGCTCTCGGTCCCCTGGAGCGTCTCGTCTACCGCCTGGGCGGCGTCGAGGCGAGGAAGGAGCAGGACTGGAAGGCGTACGCCTCCTCCCTGCTCGTCTTCTCCGTCCTCGGCGTCCTCGGCGTCTACGCCGTCGAGCGGCTTCAGGGTCTCCTGCCGCTGAACCCCGACCGCCTCCCCGCCGTGCCGCCCGCCCTCGCCTGGAACACGGCGGTGTCGTTCGTCACGAACACGAACTGGCAGGCCTACACGGGCGAGACGACGATGTCGCACCTGACCCAGATGGCGGCGCTCGCCCTTCAGAACTTTCTCTCGGCCGCCACCGGCATCGCAATCGCGGTCGCCGTGATCCGGGGGATCGCCCGCGCCGAGGCGAAGACGATTGGGAACTTCTGGGTCGACCTGACGCGTTCGACCCTCTGGGTCCTCCTTCCCATCTCGCTCGTCGCCGCGATCGCCCTGATGTCTCAGGGCGTCGTCCAGACCTTCTCGGCTTCGGCGGGGGTCACGACGCTCGACGGCGCGACGCAGACGATCCCGCTCGGCCCGGTCGCCTCCCAGGAGGCGATCAAGGAGCTCGGGACGAACGGCGGCGGCTTCTTCAACGCCAACTCCTCACACCCGTACGAGAACCCGACGCCCGCGACGAACCTGCTCGAGATGCTCCTCATCTTCGCCATCCCGGCTGGCCTGACCTACACGTTGGGATCCATGACCGGAAAGCTCCGGCACGGATGGGCGGTCTTCGGGGCCATGAGCCTTCTGTTCCTCGCCGGCGCGGGCGTCACGGCCTGGGCCGAGACGCGGGGCAACCCGATCCATCACGCCGCCGGGGTCGACGCCGCGGCCGGGAACATGGAGGGCAAGGAGGTCCGCTTCGGACCGGGCGACACCGCCCTCTTCGCCACGATCACGACGGCCGCATCGTGCGGCGCCGTGAACGGGATGCATGATTCCTTCACACCCCTCGGCGGCCTCGTCCCGCTCGTCAACATCCAGCTCGGCGAGGTGATATTCGGCGGCGTCGGCGCGGGCCTCTACGGCGTCTTCGTCTTCGTCGTCCTCTCGGTCTTCATTGCCGGGCTGATGGTGGGCCGGACGCCCGAGTACCTCGGCAAGAAGATCGAAGGGGCGGAGGTGAAGCTCGCGATGCTCGCCGTCCTCGTCCTGACGTTCTGCATCCTGGTCGGGACGGCGGCCGCCGTCACGACGAAGACCGGCCTCTCCAGCCTCGCGAACGCCGGCCCCCACGGCCTCTCAGAGGCCCTCTACGCCTTCACGAGCGCGGCCGGCAACAACGGCAGCGCCTTCGCGGGGCTCAACGCGAACACGGACTTCTTCAACGCCCTCCTCGGCGTTTCGATGTTCTTCGGGCGGTTCCTGATGATCGTCCCGATCCTCGGGATGGCCGGGTCGCTCGCGGCGAAGAAGAGACAGGCGGAGTCCGCCGGGACCTTTCCCGTCGACGGCCCTCTCTTCACCCTCCTCCTCGCCGGCGTGATCCTCGTCGTCGGGGCCCTCACCTTCTTTCCCGTCCTCTCCCTCGGTCCGGTCGTCGAACACCTCCTGATGGCCGCGGGCCGGACGTTCTGAGGCGGAACCGATGACCAAGCCCTCCGAGATCAAGCTGCTCGACCGCGCCCTTCTCACCCGGGCCGCGGCCGTCTCCTTCCGCAAGCTCCACCCGCGCCACACGGCGAGAAACCCCGTCATGTTCGTCGTCGAGGCTGGCGCCGTCCTCGCGACGCTCGCCCTCCTCGGGGTCGGGACGCGCGGGTCCCTCCTCCTTCCAGCTCCAGGTCGTCCTCTGGCTCTGGGCGACCGTCCTCTTCGCGAACTTCGCCGAGGCGGTCGCCGAGGGGCGCGGAAAAGCCCAGGCCGATTCGCTCCGCCGGACGAAGACGGACTCCGTCGCGCGGCGCCTCGTCGGTCCCGAACGACGCGAAGAGAGCGTCCCTTCCTCCACGCTCCGGAAGGGCGACCTCGTCGTCGTCGAGGTGAACCAGCTGATTCCGGGCGACGGGACCGTCGTCGAGGGGATCGCGTCGGTCGACGAATCCGCCGTTACCGGCGAATCGGCCCCGGTGATCCGGGAGGCGGGGGGCGACCGTTCGGCGGTCACCGGCGGGACGAAGGTCCTCTCCGACCGGATCGTCGTCGAGATCACCTCCGAGCCCGGCTCGACCTTCCTCGACCGGATGATCAAGCTCGTCGAGGGCGCCGAGCGGCAGAAGACGCCGAACGAGATCGCCCTCGACATCCTCCTCGCGGGCCTGACGATCGTCTTCCTCTTCGCGACAATCACCCTGCGGCCCTTCGCCCTTTACTCGAGGAGCGACCTTTCCCCGACCGTCCTCGTGGCCCTTCTCGTCTGTCTCATCCCGACGACGATCGGCGGCCTCCTCTCGGCCATCGGCATCGCGGGGATGGACCGCGTCCTTCGCCACAATGTTCTCGCCATGTCGGGCCGGGCCGTCGAGGCCTCGGGCGACGTCAACGTCCTCCTCCTCGACAAGACGGGAACGATCACGCTCGGCAACCGCCAGGCGGCCGAGCTCTTCCCGGCGCCCGGTGTCGACGCCCGCGAGCTGGCCGAGCTGGCCCAGCTCGCCTCGCTCGCCGACGAGACGCCCGAGGGGCGCTCGATCGTCATCCTCGCCAAGGAGAGACACGGAATCCGGGGTCGCGAGCTGCGCGATCTGCACGCCCACTTCGTCCCGTTCACCGCCCGGACGCGGATGTCGGGCCTCGACTTCGAAGGAGGACGAAAGGTACGGAAGGGGGCGGCCGACACGGTCGACGCGTTCGTGAGGGCCGCGGGCGGGAGCTTTCCCGACGAGGTCCGCCGCGACGTCGCCCGGATCTCCGGCGAGGGGGGGACGCCCCTCGTCGTCACCGACGGCGGGAAGGTCGCCGGGACGATCTATCTCCAGGACGTCGTCAAGGGCGGGATGAAGGAACGGTTCGACCGCCGCCGGGCCATGGGAATCCGGACGGTGATGATCACGGGCGACAACCCGCTCACCGCGGCGAGCATCGCGAGGGAGGCCGGCGTCGACGACTTCCTCGCCGAGGCGACGCCCGAAGACAAGCTCGCCCTCATCCGGAAGGAGCAGGCCAGCGGGAACCTCGTGGCGATGACCGGCGACGGGACGAACGATGCCCCGGCGCTCGCCCAGGCCGACGTCGGGATGGCGATGAACACGGGGACCCAGGCGGCGAAGGAAGCCGGGAACATGGTGGACCTCGACTCGAACCCGACGAAGCTCATCGAGGTCGTCGAGATCGGCAAGCAGCTCCTGATGACGCGGGGCGCGCTGACGACCTTCTCCATCTCGAACGACGTGGCGAAGTACTTCGCGATCCTCCCCGCTCTCTTCGTCGCGACCTTTCCCCAGCTCCAGGCTCTCAACGTCATGAAGCTCGCCACGGCCGAGAGCGCGATCCTCTCGGCCGTCATCTTCAACGCGCTCATCATCGTCGCCCTCATCCCGCTCGCGCTCCGGGGGGTCTCGTACCGGCCCCTCGGCGCGGGGCGAATACTCCGCCGCAACCTCCTGATCTACGGTCTCGGGGGCCTCACCGCCCCGTTCGTCGGGATCAAGGCGATCGACCTCCTCCTCGTGGCGCTGAAGCTGGCCTGAGGTGACCTCCGTGAAAGAGCACGTCTTCGTCTCCGTCCGCCTCCTCGTCGTCTTCACCCTTCTCCTCGGTTTCGGCTATCCCGCAGCCGTCTGGGCCATCGGCCGCGTCGCCTTCCGGGACACGGCCGGCGGTTCGTTCGTCTCCCGAGACGGAAAGGCCGTCGGTTCCTCGCTCATCGGCCAGGCCACGACCTCCACCGGGCTCTTCCGGACGCGCCCGTCCGCGGCCGGCGGTGGCTACGACGCCGCGGCTTCGTCGGGCTCGAATCTCGGCCCGACTTCGAAGGCTCTCGCCGACCGGGTAACCGCGGAGGTCGCGAAGGCGCGCGCGGAGAACCCCGCTACGAAGGGACCCGTCCCGGCCGATGCCGTGACCGCATCGGGCTCCGGCCTCGACCCGCACGTCTCTCCCGAGTTCGCGCTCTGGCAGGTGCCGCGCGTCGCGAAGGAGACCGGGATCCCCCGCGGCCGACCTCGAGGGGCCTGGTCGCGCGCCGCACCGAAGGCCGCTTACTCGGGCTCTTCGGCGAGCCGCGTGTGAACGTCCTCATGCTGAACCTCGACGTGAGGGAGAGCTCCAGGACCATTCCGCGACCGTGACGCCCCGATAATCGAGATCGTGCCGAGAGCCACAGACGACCGGCGCCCCGACCCCGAGGCTTTTCTCCGAAAGCGTCGCGGGACGCCCGCCTCGGGAAGCTCAAGGTCTACCTCGGGATGGCGGCCGGCGTCGGAAAGACCTACAAGATGCTCGACGACGCCCACGGCCTGAGGCGCCACGGGACGGACGTCGTCGTCGGGTACGTCGAGACACATGGGAGACCGGAGACCGAAGCCCGGATCGGCGACCTCGAGGTCGTCCCGCGCAAGCAGGTCAGCTACCAGGGGGTCGTTCTCCCTGAGATGGACCTCGACGCCATCCTGAAGCGCCGGCCGGACGCCGTCGTCGTCGACGAGCTGGCCCACACGAACGCGCCGGGCAGCCGGAACGAGAAGCGCTGGAAGGACGTGGAGGAGATCCTCGCAGCGGGGATCTCGGTGATGGCCGCCGTGAACGTCCAGCACCTCGAGGGGGTCCAGGACGTCGTCGGCTCCGTCACCGGGATCGAGGTTCGGGAGCGCCTTCCAGACCGCATCGTCAGGGACGCCGACGCCCTCGTCGTCGTCGACCTTCCCGTCGAGGAGCTGAGGGAGCGGATTCGCGTCGGCAAGGTCTATACGGCCGAGAAGGCGGAGCAGGCCCTCTCGAGCTTCTTCACCGAAGAGAAGCTCACGCGCCTCAGGGAGCTGACGCTCTTCCAGACGGCGGACCACATCGAGGCCGACGCCCACGACAGCGGCACGCTCGAGGCACCCGCGCCCCAGGCCCGCGTCGCCGTCGCGATCCCCCTCGCCCCGGAAATCGCGAGAAAGTTGATCCTGCGCGCCTCCCGGACGGCGGGCCGGATGAACACGCGGTGGTTCGCCCTCCACGTGCGGCGGTCGCGCGAGCGCCCCGAG is part of the Holophagales bacterium genome and encodes:
- the arfB gene encoding aminoacyl-tRNA hydrolase, whose product is MPDPIDIVSGVRIPAAALEARGVRSGGPGGQNVNKVASKAELVVDLALVEGLDEGARGRLAALAEGRRDAEGRLRVTAGESRDFHRNLETAREKVRALVTRALVVPKRRRATRPSAGSRERRIESKKRDAKVKKTRTAPHREE
- a CDS encoding acyl-CoA thioesterase, yielding MIDGRSPAIRVTLMPKDTNAHGTIFGGVLLSYIDLAGAVAARAHCDYMVTVKMTEVVFHEPVFVGDLVSFYCEVTRIGRTSVTIKVTVEAQRARNPGAAVKVTEAEVVYVNVDEERRPTPITRRLSRPDPGA
- a CDS encoding response regulator transcription factor produces the protein MIRTSACVLVVEDDPTIRRGLAAELTEAGYEVLEAPEGRQGLALFEQGAPDLVLTDLAMPVADGFELIRGIRRSGATPIVVLSVRGADVDKIRALDLGADDFVTKPFSVPELLARLRAQLRRSGVVPARTVLEFDGLSIDLERRRVVQERREVKLTPTEFAILELLATNAGKPITTARIIARVWRGAPGTTVDVVRVHVGTMRKKLEPDPATPRYVVTEPWVGYRFVAEPLPD
- a CDS encoding DUF853 family protein, whose protein sequence is MANELFLGRSVTKAPAPLALDPDDLMTHGLIVGMTGSGKTALGILLIEELLKQGIPVLAIDPKGDLGNLALAFPRLAPDEFAPWVPAGGEATPEGEAKKWSEGLASWGITAADVAAYAASRVVTIFTPGSKSGVQVDLLGALAPPPDGAESEEGRDLMTAFLGGLLGLLGRDADPVSSREFILLARCVEEIWGKGETATLESLVGAAAQPPFGAIGALPLETFFPKKERDGLVLALNGLLASPATSAFRGGVPLDIDALLGGGEGPAKLSIFSIAHLSDPERLFVVATLLSRVRSWLRSQPGSTSLRALIYIDEIFGFFPPSGEPPTKKPLLSLLKQARAFGVGTVLATQNPVDLDYKGLSNCGCWWVGTLQTERDRRRLADGLTDAAGLTDVDALLNQTKKRTFLLHDVHRKGPEIFETRWAMSYLRGPMTRDELTKLKKAAPAVPASSSAAAVAGSVAATAVASAAPASAAPAPPIPATPAGPPMLPSEWPARWLDRRGGDRAAPYLWVKSAVRYKSGKGTSDEITTTRLFPLDAATPREVVQGDVLDLEGKELLDAAPRTLQYADLPSWLGTKGVKEAEKAVKERLPDLLATTLIRDPLSGLLSNPGEGEDDFAARVGEKAKPSAALVERIEKKRRDLATAEQAEKARSMETMASMAGAAMDVLGGLFSKRKSLKVGKVGSVLSKRRMEGAAETKIETLKAELEELEAKVAAPDPARFEKVEIIPTKTGVDILGVGVAWVS
- a CDS encoding DUF4118 domain-containing protein, translating into MGNIAEDLRQYTRWLPAAVADLAVALLAVGGSTALVRLIELNSTTAGLVLLVVVLGIALARGLRAAVIGAFAATLAFNFFFLPPLHTFTIAEPANWVALFCFLIVAVVVSRLVLQAREQAADALRRRREIEVLYDLSVDLFTTTNRVGVLGEAAARALRSVGAGGGGLLENAEGSNRPTVVSWSGRDLAPEHERLVQVVLDRGEVAEVPAPGGARDVYFPLLVGGKASGVLVVLETQAGRTVLDPVARLVALAIERERFLLENAHLEALRQSESLKTSLLRAVSHDLRSPLTAIGLSIESLRRRLAGQAEARTALDDLARESGRLARRIDNLLALARLEAGRSVPHAEPTPPADLFRAAREGLSLVLVAHPVHVSIAADCPDAFADPSLVVEVLVNLVENAARAAPDGTAVELAAARHPVEPSLVRLEVADRGPGFVPEALPGAEGELADGGRRGLGLEIARGLAVANGGHLSLHPRPGGGTIARVDLPAAPPVEGMET